The Camelina sativa cultivar DH55 chromosome 16, Cs, whole genome shotgun sequence sequence aacatttcattTGGATTGCGCTATCTAAATCTTTAGGTACCGCTACTAGACTTGTCTCTCTGGGTATTGATATTAGTACATTGTGCCAACGTTGTCACGACGCTGATGAATCTATTAATCACACCCTATTCACATGTCCTGCATCTAagttggtttgggatttggCTAATCTCCCATTACTATCATCCTTCCACGACACAGACCGCGATTTAAATGTTTCATCTTTATTACACTTGTTTGATGATCAATCTTTATCCAAGGAACATAAACTACTTCCTTTGTGGCTTATTTGGAAGGATCGCAACAATTTCATCTTCCAAAATATTGCTTGTGATCATAATTGAATCGTATCTCAATCTAGGGTTTATGTGTTTGAATGGATTAAGTCAACACCATCTCGTTCTTTTTGTTCAGTTTCTTCAGACCGACCTTATAATCCCGATTGGGTGAGACCAGAATCTCCATTGGTGAAATGTAACTTTGATGTTAGTTTCAGAGCAGATACAAGGAAAACGGTAGGAGGATGGATGATCTGTAACCATCTCGGAGGTGCGATTTATTGGGGTTCATGTATCCTTAGAAATGCAAATAATTCACTAGAGGGAGAGGCGCAAGCTTTACTCCTGGCCATTCAACAAGCTGTTGCTAAGGGATTCACCAATGTATGTTTTGAAGGAGACtgcaaaacattaattaatggTTTATTACAAGACATCAAACTCTGTTCCAGAAATTTTGTTCATGCAACATTTTCCTTTATTCATCGCACAAACAATGAGATTGCCCATTTATTAGCTAAATTGGGTTgtaataatttagatttttattcaGATTCTTGCAATCCTCCTTCATGGCTAATGGAACTTTTGTACCTTGACATATTTTATTCTGAATAAATTacttttgctgaaaaaaaaacaaaacaaaaataacatgtcatatgaaaagaaaagatatatcatttggagaaaaaaacacgtgattttgacaaataatgTGTAATACGAGAAAGTAGCAAGTTAATGAGAGATAACTTTTGATATCAcatttaaatttagaaactaacgtattatataaaaaatgatggacattaaaatacaaaaaaaacgatgaaggagattccaaaaaaaattgaaatccgATGAATTacattttagaaaaagaattatcattgaatgatatatttgtaattatcaTTGAAGAAAGATAATGCtagagtgatttttttttttttttaacaaaaagttagCTCAAATGAGCCATTTGGGtgggaaattgtttacatataaaatataatgcGGAGAAATATGCGCAAGTGCCAAAAATctgtatttatatttacatttctataaattaaatataagaagaaaaataaaaatttcctcCTCAAACTTGATGTCGTTGAAGTGCACCCAAAAAACTGATTATTTCCAAAGATTTGGGTGggaaattatttacatataaaatataatgcGGAGAAATACGCGCAAGTGCCAAAAATCTGTATTTATATTTgcatttctataaattaaatataagaagaaaaataaaaatttcctcCTCAAACTTGTGGTTGAAGTGCGCCAAAAAAACTGGTTATTTCGAAAAATAAAACACCATCTTTATGAAATCTGAGCCGCTTGTATAGAAAGCAACAGTTCAAGTCTACCGATTCATAATCATTTtgttaattcttttttaaatatgtaGTAATTTACTACATATACTCTATAATTAATGTGCCTTTAACTAAGCaatctatattttaaaacaaaaaagaataacatactTTTAAtttctactttatttttgttaattttttatgtatgaTACTTTTAGCTACTGAATAGTGAGTACAGGCCACGAAGCAAACCATTTTCTCAGAGCACACCTTCGTTGACTTTTCGAGCGACTTATCTTGAACCAATGTCTTCGACAGTCCCAACGCTGCCCATCAGATCCGGCCCATCCGACCATCACTCGATGCCTGTCTTAGGTTTCGGAACCGCCGCGTCTCCGCTACCGGAACCAACGATGCTGAAAGAGACGGTGATCGAAGCCATTAAGCTCGGTTATCGCCACTTCGACACATCTCCAAGGTACCAAACAGAGGAACCGATCGGCGAAGCTTTGGCCGAGGCAGTCTCTCTCGGTTTAGTCCGATCTCGATCCGAATTCTTCGTCACTACCAAACTCTGGTGTGCTGATGCTCATGCCGGTCTCGTCGTACCGGCTATCAAACGGAGTTTAATGTAAGATTTTAGATCactaatttggtttggtttttgttcgGTTCGGGTtagtttcatttggtttttaattaaaagtggtttagttcggtttgaTTTCCCAATCAAGTAATCGTATTTATTCTATGTAGAGGAGAAATGTAATTGTGTTACTGAAAACGTTACATCATTAGAATCTTTAAAGAATCAAGAATGGAGTAAACATGACTTAATATGGATCATCTATGTAACATATATGGTTTTGCAGGAATCTAAAACTGGACTATCTTGATCTTTACCTAATTCATTGGCCGGTTAGTTCTAAGCCTGGTAAATACAAGTTTCctatagaagaagatgattttatGCCAATGGATTTCGAAGCAGTATGGTCTGAAATGGAGGAGTGCCAAAGACTTGGGCTTGCAAAATGTATAGGAGTAAGCAATTTTTCATGTAAGAAGCTGCAACATATCCTCTCATTCGCGACAATCCCGCCAAGTGTTAATCAAGTAAAAATCTAATGTTGACACTCTTTTAGTTTATTGTTTAGAAATAACAAAACTTACATGTTCTTTTGTGGATGAATGTGATTTGTGAACAAGGTGGAGATGAGTCCAATATGGCAACAGAAAAAACTAATGGAGCTGTGTAAGTTGAACGATATCGTTGTCACAGCGTATTCAGTGTTGGGATCTAGAGGTGCTTTTTGGGGAACTCCCAAAATTATGGAATCAGACGTTCTTGGAGAAATAGCCAAGGCAAAGGATAAAACAGTGGCACAGGTCAGTGTTGTTTTAGCAAGTTCAATATATATTAGCTAATAGCTATATGTATGGAGTTCAAATGCTCATATATTTGGAGTTGTAACTAATAACAGGTGAGTATGAGATGGGCTTACGAACAAGGAGTGAGCATGGTGGTGAAGAGCTTTACAAAAGAGAGGTTGGAAGAGAATCTAAAGATATTTGATTGGTCGTTAACAGAAGAGGAGACGCAAAGAATCTCTACAGAGATTCCTCAGTTTAGGAACCTCGGCGGAGAGGTTTATATATCCGAGAAAGGTCCCATAAAGTCTGTCGCCGAGATGTGGGACGGCGAGATCTGATCACTCTTTGTGGAACCACACAATCATCATTCATTAGAATGATTTACTTGCAGACCTGTTATAGTAGTGAATGATGTTGCAAAAATTAGTCAATGGTGCTAAATTGTATGAAGTATTTTTTGCGTTTGAAGAGGCCGTCGACTTTGTCTCGACGGTTTTCAAAACTTTTCCAAGTGGCATTAGGAACTTTAATAGTAGCTAGTAACCAGTAAGGACGACGAGGAGGCTCACAATATACACATTGAACAATCTTAATATTGCACTCGCTCCTTATTAATCAAGTTGGAATTATAATCACATACACATATGACTCTGTTCGTTTTTTTTGTCGCGTGACAGAGAGGAAATTGATTATTATATTCACTACTTGGTAGTAGCCACCATGGCCGCCAAAAACAAGTAAAGAGCACCATCAGAAAAGACTTTAAATATTTAACTATTGGTGTCGAGTCAAAAGactctttaaagtttaaactgtATCAGCACAGTGGCCAAGACTTGTTAAAAGACATAATTACCCCACAAATTgtgggttctctctctctttcattcatGATTGTTGCATTATCTCTCGTCCATGCACGCAACCCATCCGTTACGATCTGATCGTAACAGCTACTGTTTTGATGGCCACTTACTCAGTTACTCGTgacatgttttttctttccttgaTTGTTTATGGCAGTCATGCATGGTGGGCTACTAAGTAGTGAGTATATAAGTTGAGCCAGTGAGAAACGATTCTCTCGTAGCAAACCTTCTTTGACTTTTAGGCGCTTCTTCCTTTTCACCAACATGTCAACTCTTACGTTCCCAATCGGATCCCTTCAACACTTGATGCCGGTTCTAGCTTTTGGAACCGCCGCG is a genomic window containing:
- the LOC104750117 gene encoding non-functional NADPH-dependent codeinone reductase 2-like, which produces MSSTVPTLPIRSGPSDHHSMPVLGFGTAASPLPEPTMLKETVIEAIKLGYRHFDTSPRYQTEEPIGEALAEAVSLGLVRSRSEFFVTTKLWCADAHAGLVVPAIKRSLMNLKLDYLDLYLIHWPVSSKPGKYKFPIEEDDFMPMDFEAVWSEMEECQRLGLAKCIGVSNFSCKKLQHILSFATIPPSVNQVEMSPIWQQKKLMELCKLNDIVVTAYSVLGSRGAFWGTPKIMESDVLGEIAKAKDKTVAQVSMRWAYEQGVSMVVKSFTKERLEENLKIFDWSLTEEETQRISTEIPQFRNLGGEVYISEKGPIKSVAEMWDGEI